The following are encoded together in the Daucus carota subsp. sativus chromosome 5, DH1 v3.0, whole genome shotgun sequence genome:
- the LOC108223866 gene encoding E3 ubiquitin-protein ligase WAV3 — protein sequence MSSKWRKLKLALGFNLCVYVPPGATHDSPEKSLLSPTNWSFGSARLSKSFSTSSKKTCSICLAAMKCGDGNAIFTAECSHSFHFHCIASNVRHGNQICPVCRAKWKEIPCQGPTLELPSGRSRINSAVWSHNNAMMTVVRQLPRRPNSNRHATQILQSPEPAVFDDDESLDHKMDITEEISTVKTGADFKSCTTINIKTYPEVPAVAQYSASKNFTVLVHLKAPGSFSGHSHNIDQSNLSPVSQTPRAPVDLVTVLDISGSMAGTKLALLKRGMGFVIQNLGPNDRLAVIAFSSTARRLFPLCCMSETGRQQALQAVNSLVANGGTNIAEGLRKGAKVMEDRREKNPVSSIILLSDGQDTYTINGSDGSQNEPNYELLLPTSIHGKGNPGFGIPVHAFGFGTDHDASLIHSISETSGGTFSFIEKEGAIQDAFAQCIGGLLSVVVKELRLTIDSADSRIHLGSIKSGSYQNHVTPDLKTAYVEVGDLYADEERDFLVSVNVPKELVNKETSILKVRCVYNNPLTKHTVTLESEIVKIRRPEIAGQEIVSVEVDRQRNRLQAAEAMSEARAAAEQGDLAGAISVLESCRNTLSQTVSAKAHDRLCIALDAELKEMQERMASRHVYEASGRAYILSGLSSHSWQRATSRGDSIDSSSLVQAYQTQSMTEMLTRSQATLLGSPLAYRLLQPKPR from the exons ATGAGCAGCAAATGGAGGAAACTGAAGCTAGCACTTGGCTTCAACCTCTGTGTTTATGTTCCTCCTGGAGCTACCCATGATTCCCCGGAAAAGTCGCTGCTTTCTCCCACCAACTGGAGCTTTGGCTCTGCTCGCTTGTCCAAAAGCTTCAGCACTTCATCTAAG AAAACATGCTCCATATGTTTGGCTGCTATGAAATGTGGGGATGGCAATGCTATTTTCACTGCAGAGTGTTCACATTCCTTTCATTTCCATTGTATTGCATCAAATGTAAGACATGGAAATCAAATCTGCCCAGTTTGCAGAGCAAAGTGGAAAGAAATTCCATGTCAAGGTCCTACACTGGAACTTCCTTCTGGAAGGTCTAGAATTAATTCTGCGGTCTGGTCGCACAACAATGCTATGATGACAGTTGTCCGTCAACTGCCTCGCCGTCCTAATTCTAATAGACATGCTACACAAATATTGCAGTCTCCTGAGCCTGCTGTCTTTGATGATGACGAGTCCTTGGATCACAAAATGGATATAACTGAGGAAATTTCAACAGTTAAAACTGGTGCTGATTTTAAATCCTGCACAACAATAAATATCAAGACATACCCAGAAGTTCCAGCAGTCGCCCAGTACAGTGCTTCTAAAAACTTCACAGTCCTGGTCCATTTAAAGGCTCCTGGTTCATTTTCGGGTCACAGTCACAATATTGATCAGTCTAACCTGTCCCCAGTTTCCCAAACTCCTCGTGCTCCTGTAGACCTTGTCACAGTTCTTGACATCAGTGGCAGCATGGCAGGTACTAAACTTGCATTGCTAAAGCGGGGCATGGGGTTTGTTATACAGAATCTTGGCCCAAATGATCGGTTGGCAGTCATAGCCTTCTCATCAACAGCACGCCGCCTTTTCCCTCTTTGTTGTATGTCTGAGACAGGACGACAGCAGGCACTGCAAGCAGTTAACTCTTTAGTTGCAAATGGTGGAACGAATATAGCCGAGGGCTTGAGAAAGGGTGCAAAGGTGATGGAAGATCGAAGGGAAAAAAATCCAGTTTCCAGTATAATACTTCTTTCCGATGGACAGGACACATATACCATAAATGGTTCTGATGGCAGCCAAAATGAGCCTAATTATGAGCTGTTGCTTCCTACATCCATTCACGGAAAAGGGAACCCTGGCTTTGGAATTCCAGTTCATGCTTTTGGGTTCGGCACGGATCATGATGCTTCATTAATTCACTCGATCTCCGAGACCTCAGGAGGGACCTTTTCTTTCATTGAAAAGGAAGGTGCAATCCAGGATGCCTTTGCACAATGCATAGGGGGGCTTCTCAGTGTAGTTGTTAAAGAACTGCGTCTGACTATTGATAGTGCTGACTCTCGGATTCATCTGGGATCTATTAAATCAGGTAGCTATCAGAATCATGTGACGCCTGATTTAAAGACTGCTTATGTCGAAGTTGGTGATTTGTATGCAGATGAAGAAAGGGATTTTCTTGTTTCAGTGAATGTTCCCAAAGAGTTGGTGAACAAAGAAACATCGATTCTGAAAGTAAGATGTGTCTATAACAATCCGCTAACAAAGCACACAGTGACACTGGAGAGTGAGATAGTTAAGATTAGGAGACCTGAAATAGCTGGACAAGAGATAGTGTCCGTAGAAGTTGACAGGCAAAGGAACAGGCTGCAAGCAGCTGAGGCAATGTCTGAAGCTCGTGCTGCAGCAGAACAGGGTGACCTAGCAGGTGCAATTTCAGTCCTTGAAAGTTGTCGTAATACGTTGTCGCAAACTGTGTCGGCCAAGGCTCATGACCGCCTATGTATTGCACTGGACGCGGAGCTCAAGGAGATGCAAGAGAGGATGGCAAGCAGACATGTTTACGAGGCATCTGGAAGGGCATATATATTATCTGGACTAAGCTCACACTCTTGGCAGCGAGCAACTTCAAGAGGTGATTCTATAGACAGTTCAAGTCTTGTTCAAGCCTATCAAACACAGTCAATGACTGAGATGCTTACTCGTTCTCAGGCCACATTGTTGGGGAGTCCATTAGCTTATAGGCTTCTTCAACCAAAGCCAAGGTGA
- the LOC108221003 gene encoding BTB/POZ domain-containing protein At5g03250 isoform X1, which translates to MACMKLGSKSDVFYRDGQSWLCSSGLPSDIVIQVEETSFHLHKFPLLSRSRALENLIGDSSDDERKGVDNNRCVLQLHDLPGRAKTFLLVAKFCYGVKMDLTAKNVVSLRCAAEYLEMYEENGEGNLVTQTETFLNAVFANWIDTIKALETCEEVLPHAEELRVVSRCIDSLALRACSDQPLFIWPVSGRNAAQSPASTLVWNGIRTAPKAQHMSEDWWYEDVSFLRLPLYKRLILAVGSRGMKPERIAGSLIFYAKKYLPLMGRQSNSQNGNRAGPQINLSASTEADQRILLEEIVELLPDQKGVISTKLLLKLLRTSLILHASQSCRENLEKRVGTQLDQAVLVDLLIPSMGYSVETLYDIDCVQRILDHFMTVEKDAADTPSNGVVDEEQFLGISQSLSPLTLVANLVDSYLAEVAPDVNLKLPKFQSLAAVLPPYSRQLDDGIYRAIDIYLKAHPWLTDSEREQLCRLMNCEKLSLEASTHAAQNERLPLRVIVQVLFFEQLRLRTSVSNWFFVSDNDSQVPSGNLALPRTENTVQPASGENQIVRFDDMKERVFELEKECMGMKEEIDRIMKTKGSWNSFFKLFGLKLKMKSSEPKAAKKKCSAEVVPPAATTPLLNGKPDEAKGELVH; encoded by the exons ATGGCATGCATGAAGCTGGGTTCTAAATCTGATGTCTTCTACAGAGATGGACAATCCTG GTTATGCTCGTCTGGTCTTCCAAGTGATATCGTCATTCAAGTAGAAGAAACTTCCTTTCATCTTCACAAG TTTCCTCTGCTTTCAAGAAGCAGGGCGCTGGAAAATTTGATCGGAGATTCATCGGATGATGAGAGAAAGGGAGTAGATAACAATAGGTGTGTTTTGCAACTCCATGATTTACCCGGGAGAGCTAAAACATTTCTCCTGGTGGCCAAGTTCTGTTATGGTGTTAAAATGGATCTTACCGCGAAGAATGTAGTGAGTCTTAGGTGTGCAGCTGAGTATCTTGAGATGTATGAAGAGAATGGGGAAGGCAACCTTGTTACACAAACAGAAACCTTCCTTAATGCGGTGTTTGCCAACTGGATCGATACGATTAAGGCTCTTGAAACATGTGAAGAAGTTCTTCCCCACGCAGAAGAGCTGCGGGTTGTGTCAAGATGTATTGATTCACTGGCCTTGAGAGCTTGTTCAGATCAGCCTTTGTTCATTTGGCCTGTGTCAGGACGCAATGCTGCTCAGAGCCCAGCAAGCACTCTCGTGTGGAATGGAATACGCACAGCACCAAAGGCGCAGCATATGAGTGAAGATTGGTGGTATGAGGATGTGTCTTTCCTTCGGTTACCTCTGTACAAGAGGCTGATCTTGGCTGTTGGTTCAAGAGGTATGAAACCGGAGAGAATTGCAGGGTCCCTTATCTTCTATGCTAAGAAGTATCTCCCTCTGATGGGAAGGCAATCAAACTCTCAGAACGGAAATCGTGCTGGTCCACAGATAAATCTATCTGCATCAACTGAGGCAGATCAGAGAATTCTCCTGGAAGAGATAGTAGAGCTTCTGCCTGATCAGAAAGGAGTGATATCAACAAAACTGCTACTAAAGCTTCTTCGAACATCCTTGATCTTACATGCTAGTCAATCTTGTCGAGAAAATTTGGAAAAGAGGGTTGGCACTCAACTGGATCAGGCAGTCCTTGTAGACCTACTTATACCAAGTATGGGTTACTCAGTGGAGACTCTCTATGACATAGACTGTGTTCAGCGGATACTCGATCACTTCATGACAGTAGAAAAGGATGCTGCTGATACTCCCTCTAACGGTGTGGTGGATGAGGAGCAGTTTCTTGGAATTTCACAGTCACTTAGCCCTCTGACATTGGTGGCTAACTTAGTCGACAGCTACCTGGCTGAGGTTGCGCCTGATGTCAACTTGAAGTTGCCCAAATTTCAGTCGCTTGCTGCTGTACTACCTCCGTACTCGAGGCAATTAGATGATGGAATTTATCGTGCAATTGACATATACCTTAAG GCGCATCCCTGGCTTACAGACTCTGAAAGGGAACAACTTTGCAGGCTGATGAATTGCGAGAAGCTGTCTCTGGAAGCAAGCACTCACGCAGCACAAAACGAGAGGCTACCCCTTCGAGTCATTGTCCAAGTTCTGTTCTTCGAACAGCTCCGTCTCCGTACATCTGTATCCAACTGGTTCTTTGTATCAGACAATGATTCGCAAGTTCCAAGCGGGAATCTAGCACTTCCAAGAACTGAAAACACTGTCCAACCAGCATCCGGGGAAAATCAGATTGTCcgttttgatgatatgaaagaACGGGTTTTCGAGCTAGAAAAAGAGTGTATGGGCATGAAAGAAGAAATCGACAGGATTATGAAGACAAAGGGGAGTTGGAACAGCTTCTTCAAATTGTTTGGACTCAAACTAAAGATGAAATCCAGTGAGCCCAAAGCAGCTAAGAAGAAGTGCAGTGCTGAAGTTGTGCCCCCAGCAGCCACCACACCACTTCTGAATGGAAAACCAGATGAAGCCAAGGGTGAGTTGGTACATTGA
- the LOC108221003 gene encoding BTB/POZ domain-containing protein At5g03250 isoform X2, translating to MFTPNRNLTKDGQSWLCSSGLPSDIVIQVEETSFHLHKFPLLSRSRALENLIGDSSDDERKGVDNNRCVLQLHDLPGRAKTFLLVAKFCYGVKMDLTAKNVVSLRCAAEYLEMYEENGEGNLVTQTETFLNAVFANWIDTIKALETCEEVLPHAEELRVVSRCIDSLALRACSDQPLFIWPVSGRNAAQSPASTLVWNGIRTAPKAQHMSEDWWYEDVSFLRLPLYKRLILAVGSRGMKPERIAGSLIFYAKKYLPLMGRQSNSQNGNRAGPQINLSASTEADQRILLEEIVELLPDQKGVISTKLLLKLLRTSLILHASQSCRENLEKRVGTQLDQAVLVDLLIPSMGYSVETLYDIDCVQRILDHFMTVEKDAADTPSNGVVDEEQFLGISQSLSPLTLVANLVDSYLAEVAPDVNLKLPKFQSLAAVLPPYSRQLDDGIYRAIDIYLKAHPWLTDSEREQLCRLMNCEKLSLEASTHAAQNERLPLRVIVQVLFFEQLRLRTSVSNWFFVSDNDSQVPSGNLALPRTENTVQPASGENQIVRFDDMKERVFELEKECMGMKEEIDRIMKTKGSWNSFFKLFGLKLKMKSSEPKAAKKKCSAEVVPPAATTPLLNGKPDEAKGELVH from the exons ATGTTTACTCCAAACAGAAACCTAACCAA AGATGGACAATCCTG GTTATGCTCGTCTGGTCTTCCAAGTGATATCGTCATTCAAGTAGAAGAAACTTCCTTTCATCTTCACAAG TTTCCTCTGCTTTCAAGAAGCAGGGCGCTGGAAAATTTGATCGGAGATTCATCGGATGATGAGAGAAAGGGAGTAGATAACAATAGGTGTGTTTTGCAACTCCATGATTTACCCGGGAGAGCTAAAACATTTCTCCTGGTGGCCAAGTTCTGTTATGGTGTTAAAATGGATCTTACCGCGAAGAATGTAGTGAGTCTTAGGTGTGCAGCTGAGTATCTTGAGATGTATGAAGAGAATGGGGAAGGCAACCTTGTTACACAAACAGAAACCTTCCTTAATGCGGTGTTTGCCAACTGGATCGATACGATTAAGGCTCTTGAAACATGTGAAGAAGTTCTTCCCCACGCAGAAGAGCTGCGGGTTGTGTCAAGATGTATTGATTCACTGGCCTTGAGAGCTTGTTCAGATCAGCCTTTGTTCATTTGGCCTGTGTCAGGACGCAATGCTGCTCAGAGCCCAGCAAGCACTCTCGTGTGGAATGGAATACGCACAGCACCAAAGGCGCAGCATATGAGTGAAGATTGGTGGTATGAGGATGTGTCTTTCCTTCGGTTACCTCTGTACAAGAGGCTGATCTTGGCTGTTGGTTCAAGAGGTATGAAACCGGAGAGAATTGCAGGGTCCCTTATCTTCTATGCTAAGAAGTATCTCCCTCTGATGGGAAGGCAATCAAACTCTCAGAACGGAAATCGTGCTGGTCCACAGATAAATCTATCTGCATCAACTGAGGCAGATCAGAGAATTCTCCTGGAAGAGATAGTAGAGCTTCTGCCTGATCAGAAAGGAGTGATATCAACAAAACTGCTACTAAAGCTTCTTCGAACATCCTTGATCTTACATGCTAGTCAATCTTGTCGAGAAAATTTGGAAAAGAGGGTTGGCACTCAACTGGATCAGGCAGTCCTTGTAGACCTACTTATACCAAGTATGGGTTACTCAGTGGAGACTCTCTATGACATAGACTGTGTTCAGCGGATACTCGATCACTTCATGACAGTAGAAAAGGATGCTGCTGATACTCCCTCTAACGGTGTGGTGGATGAGGAGCAGTTTCTTGGAATTTCACAGTCACTTAGCCCTCTGACATTGGTGGCTAACTTAGTCGACAGCTACCTGGCTGAGGTTGCGCCTGATGTCAACTTGAAGTTGCCCAAATTTCAGTCGCTTGCTGCTGTACTACCTCCGTACTCGAGGCAATTAGATGATGGAATTTATCGTGCAATTGACATATACCTTAAG GCGCATCCCTGGCTTACAGACTCTGAAAGGGAACAACTTTGCAGGCTGATGAATTGCGAGAAGCTGTCTCTGGAAGCAAGCACTCACGCAGCACAAAACGAGAGGCTACCCCTTCGAGTCATTGTCCAAGTTCTGTTCTTCGAACAGCTCCGTCTCCGTACATCTGTATCCAACTGGTTCTTTGTATCAGACAATGATTCGCAAGTTCCAAGCGGGAATCTAGCACTTCCAAGAACTGAAAACACTGTCCAACCAGCATCCGGGGAAAATCAGATTGTCcgttttgatgatatgaaagaACGGGTTTTCGAGCTAGAAAAAGAGTGTATGGGCATGAAAGAAGAAATCGACAGGATTATGAAGACAAAGGGGAGTTGGAACAGCTTCTTCAAATTGTTTGGACTCAAACTAAAGATGAAATCCAGTGAGCCCAAAGCAGCTAAGAAGAAGTGCAGTGCTGAAGTTGTGCCCCCAGCAGCCACCACACCACTTCTGAATGGAAAACCAGATGAAGCCAAGGGTGAGTTGGTACATTGA